Below is a window of Dromiciops gliroides isolate mDroGli1 chromosome 5, mDroGli1.pri, whole genome shotgun sequence DNA.
AGGTCAGTGGAGACAAGAAACAGGAGAGGAGACTAGAGAGACCACCTGGACAGGAAGAAAGGAACGAGGATTTCTGGGAAAACACCCCAAGTCTGTCTTGAGGGATGCTACACAGGGAGGGGCTCCCCTCATTCTCATGCCCCCGAAACAGGCAGAGATCCCTATGAGGAGGCCAAGAGGAGAGGAGGGCTGACGACGGGCCTGAACGTGAGAAGGATGCGAACAACGCCTTGGAAGCATGAAGAGCAAGCTCTGGACATGTGGGGTCAGAATGCTGAAGGACGGGCAGGATAGGGGTGCCCGGGGCCTGGAGGAGCGGGGAGGGCTATGCACCCCGCGTGGGATATCCGGCAGGGACTGGTAAGGGACTTGGGAGGTcacaggaggagagagagatgagtaGGGCCCAGACAGGACCGGGCACTCGGGCAGAGGAGCAAGCAAAGAAAACCAAGGGCTGCCCTGGGTGGGCTCAGATCAGAGGCAGGCTCAGGGGAGCCGAGGTAGTGCAGAGGACGACCCAGGGACTGGCGGGTTCTTGCTGGTTCTGCCTTTTCTTTGCTTAGCCCTTGTACACATTGCGCCTTAGGACGTGACCCAGTTCTGTGTCCGTGAATGTTCTAGCCCCATGTGGCTGCTTCTCGCCAGGGCTCAGAGACCACATCACGTGCTTGGGCCTGAAACAAGGGAGCGAAGCCCTGGAGGCGCCTCCTGCTCCAAAGCTCTCGCGTGAGGATTCTGCAAGGGGATGGGACTAGCGATCCTCGGCGGGCATGAGGAAGGGGAGGGCCAAGCAGGTGGAGCCCAGGGACCTGCATTTGCACTGTCTGGCTTCACAGTCGGCACTATGCCCGCCGCCACTCTTGAAGAAAACCCCAGGAAAGTGCAAGTCAACAATTTCCTCTGCTTCTGAGAGCCCAGTCCTTGGACTGAAAGCAGCAGGGAGAAGCCGGCTCAGTCCTGGAGACAGACCACAGCCGGCCCCAGCACCCTAAGAACCCTCGAGGCTCCTGGGAGCCAGGCTGCCAGCCCGGAGTGGGAGCAGCCATGGCTGCAGCaggtctgcccctccccccatgcttCTGGGTGCCATAGTGGAGGCACCACAGGGATCCACCACGTGCTGAACTAAAAACAGGGACACATTGTTTGCAAAAGGAAAACCCCAGCCATTGTTTCAAGCACAGCGGACTTACTTCTTGGAGTAAAAGGCATCCTCTTCCTTGACTTCATTCACGATTACTTTGGGCGgctcctcactctcttcctcttggGCACCTGAGAGAGATCAGCCATGGCCATCAGGCCCTGCCCCCACAGCaggcggtgtgtgtgtgtgtgtgtgtgtgtgtgtgtgtgtgtgtgtgtgtgtcggctCACCTCAGCCCCCTCATTGGCTCCTAGGGCCTCTCATCCCACCAGCCCCATCTTCCGCCCACCCCAAGGCAACACGGAGGGGAGGCCCTTTACCTTTGCCTTCGCCAGCAGCTGCATCCGGGTGGCCCTCCAGCAttttgggggagaaggaagaggcggGGCTCGCCTGGGTCACCTCTTTGCCAAAGAGGCCCGCGTTTCCAGGAGAGAAGAAGTTTGCCATGGGGCCGGAGCCCAAGGAGCCCAGGACCGAGCTGTCGACTTTCCGTCCAAAGTGAAAGGAGGCAGTGGACGAAGATCCCGTGGCAGGGGCTGCTTTCTTCTCCGACGGCGCTTCTGCCCACTTTTCCGCGGCCCCTTCGGCTTTGTCCGGGTGAAACAAAAAGGGGGTGTCTTGGGGGTGCTGTTGCGATGGGCCCGGGGTGGCGGGCCCGGCCGGGGTCCCAAGGAGCTGCCTGCCGGCCTCCATCTCCGAACTGCTGTCACTGCTGTTGCCGGGCAGCTGCTCGATGCCTGTGAGGTATCTCTCGTAGTCTTTAAAGATGGGCGTCAGGTCACAGAGCGGGTTGGTGTCCACGTGCTTGACGATCCAATCGCGCACAGAGCAGTTTAAGGCAGCAAGCTGTCTGTGGTAAGCACTGGCACCACAGGCCTTCCCCTGCACACCCTGCCGGCTGTCCCCATTGGTCTTAGGGCTGGTGGCCTTCTTGTCCACCCCCCAGGAAGACGTTGGGCCATTGGCGCTGGCACAACCTATTCAGAGAAAAGGCCTTGGATTGAGGGATGCTCGTGCCTGGGGCCTCCTCCTGTGCTGGACGAGCTCACACAGGGCTCCACAGCCTGCACTCCTTACACCCCTGCCCGACAGATAGATGCACCAAACTGCATCCCTGGGGAGTTTCTAAATGCAAAAGGGACACTAAACAGCTCGCCTCACTGGGGAAGCCCTCCATGTactcagagccagaaagaaaacCAAGGACACCCCCTGTTCTGCAGCTGTCTGTTCACACTCAAGTCTGGGTCTTGGTACACTTCTGCCTCAGCAGGCAGCCTGGGAGTGACCACCTGCGAGACTGTGGGGTCCTCCTACCTGACCAAGCTCAGGCTCTATCAAGGGGTACTCACAACTGGCAGACAGGGAAGGGACGGAGGGAGCCTCAAGTGAGGCGGGTTCAGAAGGCTCGGTCAGAGCCAGGATGCAGGTCCCCTGCTCCCCCGTGGAAACCCAACAGCCACCTCAACCCGCCTCCCACTCTTCTTCGGGCAGTGTCCTTGGGCACACATCTGCCAACTCACCAAAGGTCACCTTCTTTTCTGCTGAGGGAACCTTGACGGGGGTCGAGGCAAGCACAGACACGCCGCAGCCATTGGCCAGGCCCTGCAGAGGCTTGATGCTGGCGCCGTTGCCGAAGCTGGTGAGCCCTCCTCCTGGAGGTACGACCAACCCTTTGAACCCTTTAAAGGCCCCTCCACTTTCAGACTGAAAGGCAACAGGAAGAGTGGCCCTGGGAGCGGCTCCACAGCGGGCTGGGCaggcaccccaccccaccccaccctggcttctgcctcctcccccagACAGCCCCTGCCACTGCCACCAAAACAGAGGCACCGCCGGCACAGGTGGGGAGCAGGGCACCGAGGCAGGGGTGCTAGTTCAAATCTCTCTGCGACACCTCCCACCCAGCACCTCACTGCTCCTGGCGGCACTCCCAGCTCGAGCATGCCGAGTGTGCTACACACCTGGTCAGATGACCCCTCACTC
It encodes the following:
- the NUP50 gene encoding nuclear pore complex protein Nup50 isoform X2, whose amino-acid sequence is MAKRNAEKELTDRNWDQEDAVEEVGTFSVASEEVLKNRAIKKAKRRNVALESESGGAFKGFKGLVVPPGGGLTSFGNGASIKPLQGLANGCGVSVLASTPVKVPSAEKKVTFGCASANGPTSSWGVDKKATSPKTNGDSRQGVQGKACGASAYHRQLAALNCSVRDWIVKHVDTNPLCDLTPIFKDYERYLTGIEQLPGNSSDSSSEMEAGRQLLGTPAGPATPGPSQQHPQDTPFLFHPDKAEGAAEKWAEAPSEKKAAPATGSSSTASFHFGRKVDSSVLGSLGSGPMANFFSPGNAGLFGKEVTQASPASSFSPKMLEGHPDAAAGEGKGAQEEESEEPPKVIVNEVKEEDAFYSKKPKHVMWSLSPGEKQPHGARTFTDTELGHVLRRNVYKG
- the NUP50 gene encoding nuclear pore complex protein Nup50 isoform X1; translation: MAKRNAEKELTDRNWDQEDAVEEVGTFSVASEEVLKNRAIKKAKRRNVALESESGGAFKGFKGLVVPPGGGLTSFGNGASIKPLQGLANGCGVSVLASTPVKVPSAEKKVTFGCASANGPTSSWGVDKKATSPKTNGDSRQGVQGKACGASAYHRQLAALNCSVRDWIVKHVDTNPLCDLTPIFKDYERYLTGIEQLPGNSSDSSSEMEAGRQLLGTPAGPATPGPSQQHPQDTPFLFHPDKAEGAAEKWAEAPSEKKAAPATGSSSTASFHFGRKVDSSVLGSLGSGPMANFFSPGNAGLFGKEVTQASPASSFSPKMLEGHPDAAAGEGKGAQEEESEEPPKVIVNEVKEEDAFYSKKCKLFYKKDNEFKEKGVGTLHLKPAANQKTQLLVRADTNLGNILLNVLVPPNMPCSRTGKNNVLIVCVPNPPISEKSATLPVTMLIRVKTTEDADELHKILLEKKEA